A stretch of the Thermodesulfobacteriota bacterium genome encodes the following:
- a CDS encoding DUF4143 domain-containing protein, with product MPELAPALKRFVDQNRQPGRFVITGSQQWQVMRRLAESLAGRVAILDLPGFCLPEIRMASSRTWLDRWITLARGPVDQALEALGSFRSAGISASERIWRGSFPEVQDLPEAAVPGWMQGYVATYLQRDVRLALAARDEARFAAFLGLTAALTAQEVNFSQLGRDIGLSSPTTGKWLGVLKDTFQWLELPAFSCNPVKRLSLRPRGHIADTGLACHLLRLSSPQALQGHPAFGRLFETLVATECMKQAQRLPARPNFLHYRQHSGTEVDLVIELDGWLLPVEIKAASVTVHQLPW from the coding sequence GTGCCCGAGCTGGCGCCGGCCCTGAAGCGCTTCGTGGATCAGAACCGCCAGCCCGGGCGGTTTGTGATCACCGGCTCCCAGCAGTGGCAGGTCATGCGGCGGCTGGCCGAATCCCTGGCCGGCCGGGTGGCGATCCTGGATCTGCCAGGCTTCTGCCTGCCAGAGATCCGGATGGCCAGCTCACGCACCTGGCTCGACCGCTGGATCACGTTGGCCCGGGGACCGGTGGATCAGGCCCTGGAGGCGCTGGGCTCCTTCCGCTCCGCCGGCATCTCGGCCAGCGAGCGCATCTGGCGCGGCTCCTTCCCGGAGGTCCAGGATCTGCCGGAGGCCGCGGTTCCGGGCTGGATGCAGGGCTACGTTGCCACATACCTGCAACGGGACGTCCGCCTGGCCCTGGCGGCCCGGGACGAGGCCCGGTTTGCCGCCTTCCTGGGCCTCACCGCCGCCCTCACCGCGCAGGAGGTCAATTTCAGCCAGCTGGGCCGGGATATCGGCCTGTCATCCCCCACCACCGGGAAGTGGCTGGGGGTCCTCAAGGACACCTTTCAGTGGCTGGAGCTGCCGGCCTTTTCCTGCAACCCGGTGAAACGGCTCAGCCTACGCCCCCGAGGTCATATCGCGGACACTGGCCTGGCGTGCCACCTCCTGCGCCTGAGCTCGCCCCAGGCCCTGCAAGGCCATCCCGCCTTTGGCCGGCTCTTCGAGACCCTGGTGGCTACCGAGTGCATGAAGCAGGCGCAGCGGCTGCCCGCGCGGCCCAACTTCCTCCATTACCGCCAGCACAGCGGTACAGAGGTGGACCTGGTGATCGAGCTGGACGGCTGGCTCCTGCCGGTGGAGATCAAGGCCGCCTCCGTAACCGTTCACCAGCTACCCTGGTGA
- the glgB gene encoding 1,4-alpha-glucan branching protein GlgB, whose product MPLEPHFLSDYDLHLLAEGTHYRAWEKLGAHPGERNGQAGTWFAVWAPNAREVSVIGTFNDWDAGAHPLASRGDSGIWEGFIPGVGPGQLYKYHLVSNFHGYQVDKTDPYSFACEIRPATASLVWSLTDYQWQDEAWLRRRRQVNALDAPVAIYEVHLGSWMRVPEEGNRWLSYRELAPRLAAYVAEMGFTHVELLPVSEHPFDGSWGYQTVGFFAPTSRFGSPQDFMFLVDTLHQHGIGVILDWVPAHFPRDEHGLGYFDGTHLYEHADPRQREHRDWGTLIFNFGRREVANFLLSNALFWLEVYHIDGLRVDAVASMLYLDYSREEGDWIPNQYGGRENLEAIAFLRRVNELVYAEHPDVMTIAEESTAWPMVSRPTYLGGLGFGFKWNMGWMHDTLLYLSKDPIHRQYHHNTITFSLLYAFHENFILPFSHDEVVHGKGSMIGKMPGDDWQKFANLRLLYGYQYTHPGKKLLFMGAEIGQWAEWSHDASLEWHLLDHHPHQGLRRWVRDLNTLLRGEPALHAIDDEPAGFSWIDCSDAQQSILAYLRRGRRPEDLVLCVANCTPVPRHNYRIGVPQGGIWEEALNSDAVLYGGSGMGNLGEVAATPVAAHGHFRSLNLVLPPLAMLILRPQRA is encoded by the coding sequence ATGCCCCTTGAGCCGCACTTTCTGTCCGACTATGATCTCCACCTCCTGGCCGAAGGCACCCACTACCGGGCCTGGGAAAAGCTGGGCGCCCACCCCGGCGAGCGGAACGGCCAGGCCGGCACCTGGTTCGCCGTCTGGGCGCCCAATGCCCGGGAGGTGTCGGTGATCGGCACCTTCAACGACTGGGATGCCGGCGCCCACCCCCTGGCCAGCCGGGGCGACTCCGGCATCTGGGAGGGGTTCATCCCCGGGGTCGGGCCCGGCCAGCTCTACAAATATCACCTCGTCTCCAACTTCCACGGCTACCAGGTGGACAAGACAGACCCGTACTCCTTTGCCTGCGAGATCCGGCCAGCCACCGCCTCCCTGGTCTGGAGCCTCACCGACTACCAGTGGCAGGACGAGGCGTGGCTGCGCCGGCGGCGGCAGGTCAATGCCCTGGACGCGCCCGTCGCCATCTACGAGGTGCACCTGGGCTCCTGGATGCGGGTGCCGGAGGAGGGCAACCGCTGGCTCAGCTACCGGGAGCTGGCACCCCGGCTGGCAGCCTACGTGGCCGAGATGGGCTTCACCCATGTGGAGCTGCTGCCGGTCTCCGAGCACCCCTTCGACGGCTCCTGGGGCTACCAGACGGTGGGCTTCTTCGCCCCCACCAGCCGCTTCGGCAGCCCCCAGGACTTCATGTTCCTGGTGGACACCCTGCACCAGCACGGCATCGGCGTCATCCTCGACTGGGTGCCCGCCCACTTCCCCCGGGACGAGCACGGCCTGGGCTATTTCGACGGCACCCACCTCTACGAGCACGCCGATCCCCGGCAGCGGGAGCACCGGGACTGGGGGACCCTCATCTTCAACTTCGGCCGCCGGGAGGTGGCCAACTTCCTTCTGTCCAACGCCCTGTTCTGGCTGGAGGTCTACCACATCGACGGCCTGCGGGTGGACGCCGTGGCCTCCATGCTCTATCTCGACTACTCCCGGGAGGAGGGGGACTGGATCCCCAACCAGTATGGCGGCCGGGAGAACCTGGAGGCCATCGCCTTCCTGCGGCGGGTCAACGAGCTGGTCTACGCCGAGCACCCGGATGTCATGACCATTGCCGAGGAGTCCACTGCCTGGCCCATGGTCTCCCGGCCCACCTATCTGGGGGGCCTGGGCTTCGGCTTCAAATGGAACATGGGCTGGATGCACGACACCCTGCTCTACCTGAGCAAGGACCCGATCCACCGCCAGTATCACCACAACACCATCACCTTCAGCCTGCTCTACGCCTTCCACGAAAACTTCATCCTGCCCTTCTCCCACGACGAGGTGGTGCACGGCAAGGGCTCCATGATCGGCAAGATGCCCGGGGACGATTGGCAAAAATTCGCCAACTTAAGGCTTCTCTACGGCTACCAGTACACCCATCCCGGCAAGAAGCTCCTGTTCATGGGCGCCGAGATCGGCCAATGGGCGGAATGGAGCCACGACGCCAGCCTGGAATGGCACCTCCTGGACCACCACCCTCACCAGGGCCTGCGGCGCTGGGTCCGGGATCTCAACACCCTCCTGCGGGGCGAGCCGGCCCTGCATGCGATCGACGACGAGCCGGCCGGTTTCTCCTGGATCGACTGCAGCGACGCCCAGCAGAGCATCCTGGCCTATCTGCGCCGGGGTCGCCGGCCCGAGGACCTGGTGCTGTGTGTCGCCAACTGTACGCCGGTGCCCCGCCACAACTACCGGATCGGGGTGCCGCAGGGCGGGATCTGGGAAGAGGCCCTGAACAGCGACGCCGTCCTCTACGGCGGCAGCGGCATGGGCAACCTCGGCGAGGTGGCGGCCACCCCGGTGGCAGCCCACGGCCATTTCCGCTCCCTCAACCTGGTGCTGCCGCCCCTGGCGATGCTGATCCTGCGGCCGCAGCGGGCTTGA
- the treS gene encoding maltose alpha-D-glucosyltransferase translates to MPPRAKDALWYKDAIIYELHVRTFFDSNGDGIGDFRGLTDKLDYLQDLGINALWLLPFYPSPLKDDGYDIADYRGVLSAYGTVRDARTFIREAHRRGIRVITELVVNHTSDQHPWFQAARHAKPGSARRGFYVWSDTDTRFPETRIIFTDTETSNWAWDPVAGAYYWHRFFSHQPDLNHNNPRVVEAVIRVMRFWFDLGVDGMRLDAVPYLCVREGTSNENLPETHQVIKRIRRQLDHLYPDRMLLAEANQWPADVRHYFGDGDECHMAFHFPLMPRIFMAIRQEDRHPITEILRQTPAIPETCQWALFLRNHDELTLEMVTDQERDYMYREYAKDPRMRCNIGIRRRLAPLVDNSMRRIELLNSLLFSFPGTPVIYYGDEIGMGDNIFLGDRNGVRTPMQWSADRNAGFSTADAARLCLPVIMDPVYGYQGVNVEAQERNRSSLLHFMKRLIALRRQHKAFGRGSLEILEPENRTILAYLRRSKGEIILAVANLSRFVQPVELPLAEFAGWMPVEMIGRTEFPVIGPEPYFLSIGPHAFFWFKLEPETMPIRLASPPGGSDRVLPTLTVAKGWDDLMLQEYRYPLENDVLRSYLPRQRWFRSKARELTGVRLQDWVKLGAAFRLLMVQVLFNEGEPETYLLPLKLEIGRAAQKVAAEVPEAVLAVVRSRKGDGVLFDALADRTACCDLFVTMADGHRIASALQGRLTAFATAALEEAAACHTVRRLSAEQSNTSVVLDDLFILKFLRRLEEGPSPDLEICRFLTERTTFRHMAPVLGGIDYTAPGHSRATVAMLQAYLPGEGDGWRFALACLERLLAAPPAGPAPPAWPHLHAGGLLARTADPGALTMAALGPFIPAAGVLGRRTAELHCAMASERRDRDFAPEPVDEDYLNGLADGFVRQAQAALALLAGRTGTLGGPAQEQASAILAAGPLALARLQQLAALAGAGGRRLRCHGDYHLGQVLRQAEDFILLDFEGEPLRPLAERRQKQSPLKDVAGMLRSLSYASHTGLAVWLAAAGPDEAPGLRAAWARAWEQAAWAAFLAAYLAEARPAGFLPEAPQALATLLDAFLLDKAFYELAYECNNRPDWIHIPLAGLAGLMPDLTR, encoded by the coding sequence ATGCCCCCCCGCGCCAAGGATGCCCTGTGGTACAAGGATGCCATCATCTACGAGCTGCATGTCCGCACGTTCTTTGACAGCAATGGTGACGGCATCGGCGATTTCCGGGGCCTGACCGACAAGCTTGACTACCTCCAGGATCTGGGCATCAACGCCCTTTGGCTGCTGCCGTTCTACCCTTCACCCCTCAAGGACGACGGTTACGACATCGCCGACTACCGGGGGGTGCTGTCCGCCTACGGCACGGTACGGGACGCCAGGACCTTCATCCGGGAGGCCCACCGCCGGGGCATCCGGGTGATCACCGAGCTGGTGGTCAACCACACCTCGGACCAGCATCCCTGGTTCCAGGCGGCCCGCCATGCCAAGCCCGGCTCGGCCCGCCGCGGCTTCTATGTCTGGAGCGACACCGACACCAGGTTTCCGGAAACCCGCATCATCTTCACTGACACCGAGACCTCCAACTGGGCCTGGGACCCGGTGGCCGGCGCCTATTACTGGCACAGGTTCTTCTCCCACCAGCCGGATCTCAACCACAACAACCCCCGGGTGGTGGAGGCGGTGATCCGAGTGATGCGCTTCTGGTTCGATCTGGGGGTGGACGGCATGCGCCTGGACGCCGTGCCCTATCTGTGCGTCCGCGAGGGGACCAGCAACGAGAACCTGCCCGAGACCCACCAGGTGATCAAGAGGATCCGCCGGCAGCTGGACCATCTGTACCCGGATCGCATGCTGCTGGCCGAGGCGAACCAGTGGCCCGCGGACGTCCGCCACTACTTCGGCGACGGCGATGAATGCCACATGGCCTTCCACTTCCCCCTGATGCCCCGGATCTTCATGGCCATCCGCCAGGAGGATCGCCATCCCATCACCGAGATCCTGCGCCAGACGCCGGCGATCCCGGAGACCTGCCAGTGGGCGCTCTTCCTGCGCAACCACGACGAGCTGACCCTGGAGATGGTCACCGACCAGGAGCGGGACTACATGTACCGGGAGTATGCCAAGGATCCCCGCATGCGCTGCAACATCGGCATCCGCCGCCGGCTGGCCCCTCTGGTGGACAACAGCATGCGACGGATCGAGCTGTTGAACAGCCTGCTGTTCTCCTTCCCCGGCACCCCGGTGATCTACTACGGCGACGAGATCGGCATGGGGGACAACATCTTCCTGGGGGATCGCAACGGGGTGCGCACCCCCATGCAATGGTCGGCGGACCGCAACGCCGGCTTTTCCACCGCCGACGCCGCCCGTCTCTGCCTGCCGGTGATCATGGATCCGGTGTACGGCTACCAGGGGGTGAACGTGGAGGCCCAGGAGCGGAACCGCTCGTCGCTCCTCCATTTCATGAAGCGGCTCATCGCCCTGCGGCGCCAGCACAAGGCCTTCGGTCGCGGCAGCCTGGAGATCCTGGAGCCGGAGAACCGCACCATCCTCGCCTATCTGCGGCGCTCCAAGGGGGAGATCATCCTGGCGGTGGCCAATCTCTCCCGCTTCGTGCAGCCGGTGGAGCTGCCCCTGGCTGAATTCGCCGGCTGGATGCCGGTGGAGATGATCGGCCGCACCGAGTTCCCGGTCATCGGGCCCGAGCCCTACTTCCTCTCCATCGGCCCCCACGCCTTCTTCTGGTTCAAGCTGGAGCCGGAGACGATGCCGATCCGCCTGGCCAGCCCGCCGGGTGGCAGCGACCGGGTGCTGCCCACCCTGACCGTGGCCAAGGGCTGGGACGACCTCATGCTGCAGGAGTACCGCTACCCCCTGGAGAACGACGTCTTGCGGTCCTACCTGCCCCGCCAGCGCTGGTTCCGATCCAAGGCCCGGGAGCTGACCGGGGTCCGGCTCCAGGACTGGGTGAAGCTGGGCGCTGCCTTCCGGCTGCTGATGGTCCAGGTGCTCTTTAACGAGGGCGAGCCCGAGACCTATCTGCTGCCCCTGAAGCTGGAGATCGGCCGGGCGGCCCAGAAGGTGGCGGCCGAGGTGCCGGAGGCCGTGCTGGCCGTGGTCCGGAGCCGCAAGGGGGACGGGGTGCTCTTCGATGCCCTGGCCGACCGCACCGCCTGCTGCGACCTCTTCGTGACCATGGCCGACGGCCACCGCATCGCGTCGGCGTTGCAGGGCCGGCTGACCGCCTTTGCCACCGCGGCCCTGGAGGAGGCGGCAGCCTGCCACACCGTGCGCCGTCTGAGCGCCGAGCAGAGCAACACCTCGGTGGTGCTGGACGACCTGTTCATCCTCAAGTTCTTGCGGCGGCTGGAGGAGGGACCCAGCCCGGATCTGGAGATCTGCCGCTTCCTGACCGAGCGGACAACCTTCCGCCACATGGCGCCGGTTCTGGGGGGCATAGACTACACCGCCCCTGGCCACAGCCGCGCCACGGTGGCCATGCTGCAGGCCTACCTCCCCGGTGAGGGGGATGGCTGGCGCTTTGCCTTGGCGTGCCTGGAGCGACTCCTGGCGGCGCCACCAGCCGGCCCGGCGCCGCCCGCCTGGCCCCATCTCCATGCCGGCGGCCTCCTGGCCAGGACCGCCGATCCGGGGGCTTTGACCATGGCGGCCCTGGGGCCCTTCATCCCGGCCGCCGGGGTGCTGGGGCGGCGGACTGCCGAGCTCCATTGCGCCATGGCCAGCGAGCGCCGGGATCGGGATTTCGCACCGGAGCCGGTGGACGAGGACTATCTGAACGGTCTGGCTGATGGCTTCGTGCGCCAGGCCCAGGCCGCCCTCGCCCTCTTGGCCGGCCGGACCGGCACCTTGGGCGGCCCGGCCCAGGAACAGGCCAGCGCGATTCTGGCGGCAGGCCCCCTGGCCCTGGCCCGGCTGCAGCAGCTCGCGGCGCTGGCCGGTGCCGGCGGCCGGCGCTTGCGGTGCCACGGGGACTATCACCTGGGGCAGGTGCTCAGACAGGCGGAGGACTTCATCCTCCTGGATTTCGAAGGTGAGCCGCTTCGGCCCCTGGCAGAACGGCGACAGAAACAGTCGCCGCTCAAGGATGTGGCTGGTATGCTGCGCTCCCTGAGCTACGCCAGCCACACCGGCCTGGCCGTGTGGCTGGCCGCCGCCGGTCCCGATGAGGCGCCCGGCCTCCGGGCCGCGTGGGCCCGGGCCTGGGAGCAGGCGGCATGGGCCGCCTTCCTGGCCGCCTACCTGGCCGAGGCCAGGCCCGCGGGCTTCCTGCCCGAAGCGCCCCAGGCCCTGGCCACGCTTCTCGATGCCTTTCTCCTGGACAAGGCCTTCTACGAGCTGGCCTACGAGTGCAACAATCGACCGGACTGGATCCACATTCCCCTGGCCGGCCTGGCCGGCCTCATGCCCGACCTGACGCGGTGA